In one Cervus canadensis isolate Bull #8, Minnesota chromosome 22, ASM1932006v1, whole genome shotgun sequence genomic region, the following are encoded:
- the RNF123 gene encoding E3 ubiquitin-protein ligase RNF123 isoform X3, with the protein MWTRRRRRRARVIGHSNFGTIRSTTCVYKGKWIYEVLISSQGLMQIGWCTINCRFNQEEGVGDTHNSYAYDGNRVRKWNVTTTNYGKAWAAGDIVSCLIDLDEGTLSFSLNGVSLGTAFENLSRGLGMAYFPAISLSFKESVAFNFGSRPLRYPVAGYRPLQDPPSADLARAQRLLGCFRAALSVELDPVEGRLVEKESSEWRLQGQPTVLLTLAHIFHHFAPLLREVYVVEAVLMSFLLGVVEAGPPERAQTVVHQVLDLLWLFMEDYEVQDCLKQLMMSLLRLYRFSPIVPDLSLQIRYLRLTIAILSHQKSRKFLLSNVLFDVLRSVVFFYIKSPLRVEEAGLQELIPTTWWPHRSPREGKEEMREETSEERLRRRAYERGCQRLKKRIEVVEELQVQILKLLLNNKDDNGGEASRYIFLTKFRKFLQENASGRGNTPMLCPPEYMVCFLHRLISALRFYWDEYKASNPRTSFSEEAYVPPQIFYNGKVDYFDLQRLGGLLSHLRKTLKDDLASKANILIDPLELQATTMDDLDEDEEPAPAAAQRPMQALAVGGALPLPRPGWLSSPTLGRANRFLSTAAVTLMTPRRPLSASEKVKVRTLSAEQRTREDIEGSQWNEGLLVGRPPEEPDQPLTENSLLEVLDGAVMMYNLSVHQQLGKMVGVSDDVNEYAMALRDTEDKLRRCPKRRKDILAELTKSQKVFSEKLDHLSRRLAWVHATVYSQEKMQDIYWLLRVCLRTIEHGDRTGSLFAFMPEFYLSVAINSYSALKNYFGPVHSMEELPGYEETLTRLAAILAKHFADTRIVGTDIRDSLMQALASYVCYPNSLRAVERIPEEQRITMVKNLLAPYEQRPWAQTNWILVRLWRGCGFGYRYTRLPHLLKTKPEDASLPSLQKPCPSTLLQQHMADLLREGSDVAPSFLNSVLNQLNWAFSEFIGMIQEIHQAAERLERNFVDSRQLKVCATCFDLSVSLLRVLEMAITLVPEIFLDWARPTSEMLLRRLAQLLNQVLNRVTAERNLFDRVVTLRLPGLESVDHYPILVAVTGILVRLLVHGPASGTERATSVLLADPCFQLRSISYLLGQLEPPAPGTALPAPDRKHFSLQSYTDYISVEELAQVEQMLAHLTSASAQAAAASLPTSEEDLCPICYAHPISAVFQPCGHKSCKACIDQHLMNNKDCFFCKATIVSVEDWDKAANASATSSAA; encoded by the exons ATgtggacgaggaggaggaggaggagagccaGG gTGATTGGACACAGCAACTTTGGGACGATCCGCTCCACCACGTGCGTGTACAAAG GGAAATGGATCTACGAGGTGCTCATCTCCTCCCAGGGGCTCATGCAGATTGGCTGGTGCACAATCAACTGCCGCTTCAATCAGGAG GAGGGGGTTGGAGATACACACAACTCCTATGCCTATGACGGCAACCGGGTACGCAAGTGGAACGTGACCACGACGAACTACGGAAAG GCGTGGGCAGCAGGGGACATCGTGAGCTGCCTGATCGACCTGGACGAAGGCACTCTGTCCTTCTCCCT GAATGGTGTGTCACTGGGCACTGCCTTTGAGAACTTATCCAGGGGCCTGGGCATGGCTTACTTCCCAGCCATCAGCCTCTCTTTCAAGGAGTCTGTGGCCTTCAACTTCGGCAGCCGTCCCCTGCG CTACCCAGTGGCAGGCTACCGGCCCCTGCAGGACCCGCCGAGCGCCGACCTGGCTCGGGCACAGAGGTTGCTGGGCTGCTTCCGGGCCGCGCTCAGCGTGGAGCTGGACCCCGTG GAAGGGCGGCTGGTGGAGAAGGAGAGCTCTGAGTGGCGGTTGCAGGGCCAGCCCACCGTCCTCCTCACCCTGGCCCACATATTCCATCACTTCGCACCGCTCCTG CGCGAGGTGTACGTGGTGGAGGCCGTGCTCATGAGCTTCCTGCTGGGTGTCGTGGAGGCGGGCCCCCCCGAGCGGGCGCAGACCGTGGTGCACCAGGTCCTGGACCTCCTGTGGCTCTTCATGGAG GACTATGAGGTGCAGGACTGCCTCAAGCAGCTGATGATGTCCCTGTTGCGGCTGTACCGCTTCTCGCCCATCGTCCCCGACCTAAGCCTGCAG ATCCGCTACCTGCGGCTCACCATCGCCATCCTCAGTCACCAGAAGTCCCGCAAGTTTCTGCTGAGCAACGTCCT CTTCGACGTGCTGCGGTCTGTCGTCTTCTTTTACATCAAGAGCCCGCTGCGCGTGGAGGAGGCAGGCCTCCAGGAGCTTATCCCGACCACATGGTGGCCCCACCGCTCCCCCAGGGAG ggcAAAGAGGAGATGAGGGAAGAGACCTCCGAGGAGAGGCTCCGGCGGCGTGCCTACGAACGGGGCTGCCAGAGGCTCAAGAAGCGCATTGAAG TGGTGGAAGAACTACAGGTCCAGATCCTGAAGCTGCTGCTGAACAATAAGGATGACAATGGG GGTGAAGCTTCCAGGTACATCTTTCTGACCAAGTTCCGGAAGTTTCTGCAGGAGAATGCCAGCGGCCGGGGG AACACGCCCATGCTCTGCCCCCCCGAGTACATGGTCTGCTTCTTGCACCGCTTGATCTCGGCCCTGCGCTTCTACTGGGACGAGTACAAGGCTTCAAACCCGCGCACCTCCTTCAGTGAGG AAGCCTACGTCCCACCCCAGATCTTCTATAACGGCAAGGTGGACTACTTTGACCTGCAGCGCCTCGGAGGCCTCCTCTCACACCTTCGGAAGACGCTCAAAG ATGACCTTGCCTCCAAGGCCAACATCCTGATCGACCCGCTGGAGCTCCAGGCGACCACCATGGACGACCTGGACGAGGACGAGGAGCCAGCCCCCGCTGCGGCCCAG CGCCCCATGCAGGCCCTGGCCGTGGGGGGCGCGCTGCCCCTGCCTCGGCCTGGCTGGCTCAGTTCTCCAACCCTGGGCCGAGCCAACCGCTTCCTCAGCACCGCAGCTGTGACCCTGATGACCCCACGGCGGCCCCTGAGCGCCTCAGAGAAAGTGAAGGTCCGCACCCTGAGCGCAGAGCAGAGGACGCGCGAGGACA TCGAAGGTAGCCAGTGGAATGAGGGCCTGCTGGTGGGGCGGCCCCCCGAGGAACCTGACCAGCCCCTCACTGAGAACTCCCTGCTGGAAGTCCTAGATGGCGCCGTCATGATGTATAACCTCAGCGTTCACCAGCAGCTGGGCAAG ATGGTGGGAGTGTCTGACGATGTCAACGAGTACGCGATGGCCCTGCGGGACACAGAGGACAAGCTCCGCCGGTGCCCCAAGCGG AGGAAGGACATCCTGGCGGAGCTGACCAAGAGCCAGAAGGTTTTCTCAGAAAAGCTGGATCACCTCAGCCGCCGTCTGGCCTGGGTCCATGCCACCGTCTACTCCCAG gAGAAGATGCAGGACATTTACTGGCTGCTTCGAGTCTGCCTGCGGACCATTGAGCACGGCGACCGCACGGGTTCTCTCTTTGCCTTCATGCCCGAGTTCTACCTGAGCGTGGCCATCAACAGCTATAGCGCCCTCAAGAATTACTTCGGCCCCGTGCACAGCATGGAGGAGCTCCCAG GCTATGAGGAGACCCTGACCCGTCTGGCCGCCATCCTTGCCAAACACTTCGCAGACACACGCATCGTGGGCACTG ACATCCGGGACTCACTGATGCAGGCTCTGGCCAGCTACGTGTGCTACCCCAACTCCCTGCGGGCCGTGGAGCGGATCCCTGAGGAGCA GCGCATCACCATGGTGAAGAACCTCCTGGCTCCCTACGAGCAGCGGCCCTGGGCCCAGACCAACTGGATCCTGGTTCGGCTCTGGCGG GGCTGTGGGTTTGGGTACCGCTATACGCGGCTGCCACACCTGCTAAAAACCAAACCTGAGGATGCCAGTTTGCCCAGCCTCCAGA AGCCCTGCCCCTCCACCCTGCTGCAGCAGCACATGGCAGACCTGCTGCGGGAGGGCTCGGACGTGGCCCCCAGCTTCCTCAACAGTGTCCTCAACCAGCTCAACTGGGCCTTCTCCGAGTTCATTGGCATGAtccaggag ATCCATCAGGCTGCAGAGCGCTTGGAGCGGAACTTCGTGGACAGCCGGCAGCTCAAGGTATGCGCCACCTGCTTTGACCTGTCAGTCAGCCTGCTGCGCGTCCTGGAGATGGCCATCACACTGGTGCCGGAGATCTTCCTTGACTGGGCCCGGCCGACCTCTGAGATGCTGCTGCGGCGGCTCGCACAG CTGCTGAATCAGGTGCTGAACCGGGTGACAGCCGAGAGGAACCTCTTTGACCGTGTGGTTACCCTGCGGCTGCCTG GCCTGGAGAGTGTGGACCACTACCCCATTCTGGTGGCAGTGACCGGCATCCTGGTGCGACTCCTGGTGCATGGCCCAGCCTCAGG GACAGAGAGGGCCACGTCAGTACTCCTGGCTGATCCCTGCTTCCAGCTCCGCTCCATATCCTACCTGTTGGGGCAGCTGGAGCCCCCTGCCCCTGGCACTGCTCTGCCAGCCCCTGACCGGAAGCACTTCTCCCTACAGAGCT ATACAGATTACATCAGCGTGGAGGAGCTGGCCCAGGTGGAGCAGATGCTGGCACACCTGACCTCTGCATCTGCGCAGGCGGCAGCTGCCTCCCTG cccaccagtgAGGAAGACCTCTGCCCCATCTGCTAC